The DNA region GTGGCCGTCTTCAGCCGGTTTTCTCCATCCCAGGTGTAATCGAACCCGACATCCTGAGACAGGTTCCCGTCGAAATCGTAACTGAACGACTCCGTCGGGTCGGAAGGTGGCCGTGTACTGGTTGACCGCGTTGGTCGTATAGGTCATGGCCGGTGAGGCTCCATCCACATTGGACTCCGTCCGGTTGCCTATCGGATCGTAACCGTAGTCGAAATCACCCTTCATGGCAAAGAGCGTGCCCTGACCCAACACCGCACCCGTTCGACGCTCCCCGCCGGTCAACTCGCTACGTCCATTATACCCGAAATCCCAGTGATGATCGCCACTGCCGCCGTAGTAGCTAAATGCGCTCTGACCCCAGACCATCCTCTGACCCCAGACCATCTTGACCCCAGACCATCTGGCAAAGCACCCGCCAGTCGTCCAATCCGCTAGGTCTCTCGATGCTCGATGAGCTTCATGCAGGCAAGCATACCCGGCTAACCCGAAGCATGCAAGCACTAAGTTAACGCTTATGGGTGAATGAGCAGTGCATATCCTTTTCCTCGGGTGATGGCACTGGACGTATCTTCCGAGGTGATCAGATGGACGGGGCGAGGAGGGTCTATCGCGATGAAATACTCATCGGCGACTCCTACCACGCAGAAAAAGTGCCCGGCCTGGTACTCTCCCTGGTCAAGTGACGTAGCAAGCACAAGAGCCGATCGAGGCTCACTCAGAACTCTCTGCAACTGTTCAATGGTGCTCAGCTTGACACCATCAGCGTGAAGCCCCATCGCCCGTGCGGTATCTCGAATTTCAAGGAGTGACATGCCGGGCGTCGGACCCGTATGGCGCGCGATATCTTCAGCGCGCCAATCCGTGCCGTAGTACTTTGCAAGAACGCCGAGAACGGCCCGTCCGCAATCAAAAACAACTCTGGAAGTATCAGGAGCGTTCGCGACTGCCATGCAGGTTGACGGGAGTTTCGCCAAGACGTAGGTGGCCGCCCCCGAGAGCGCGAGACCAGCAGCACCAATCGCCAGTAGGACGCAAAAGAGTACCGGTCTGGCGCGACGGACACGGATCGCCGTCAAGCCCAGAACGAATGCCAACGCCAACCCGAACGCGAGTCCAGAAATGGTCAGCCAGCGTGGAAGCTCTGCTTGTGTCTTCTTCGTTTCCGGCGCAAAAGAAGGAATCGGCGTGCGCTCCGAAGGCAGCACGGGCAGTTGCACCTTATCGCCGGCGGCGAGTTGGTCAACTGCCGCCCGCGCCGCCCTGGCTTGAGCCTCCATCGCCTCATCGGCCCCTTGCGCGTTGAATCCGACCTTGAAAGTTATCTTTGTCCGAAGATCGCTGACCATCGTCCCCGCAGGGTAATCGATGCTGAAAAGCTCCTCTGGAACATTGGTGTTCAGCTTAACGGATTGTACTTGGCAATGCCAGGAATACGTAATCTGGCCGCTTCTCCTAGATTCAGAGGCGCCCTGAGTGGGTATCCACAAGAAGGGCTCTGCCTCGGTCAGCGCCGTGACCCGCAGCAGGTTATTGAGAACAGTCGGGTCTAGGGAAGGCTCTTCTACGCGCACGATGGCATAACCGCGAGCCGGGTCGAGGTAGATTGTTTCAGGACCAATCCAATCTTCACCTTCTTTTTTGTTCCACGGCACGGAGACACGGTAGACCGGGCCGACATCCTCAACATTGTCAACCTCCACTATCACGCCAGGAATGGCTTGTATGACCTCTGAAAGGGGTTGGCCGTGTCTCCAGAATGTCACTTGTCGATAACCTTCGCCAAGGTCGACCGCCGGGTCTTTTCCGCCAAGGATGTTGCCATGGGCGGGAGCTGAAAGCGCCTCGTCCATGTTGCCACCAGTCCGCCACAAGCTCCAGGAATCAACACCGTCAAAAGCAATGGTTCCGCTCAAGGCGAGAGTGTCCCGGGCGCCGCGGTCCCAAGGTTTGATGCCCTCCTGTTCCAGGCGAAACCTGCTGCCGAAGGGAGCTTTGAACACCCAACGCACGCTGGTGACATACCGACCTGGAGCAGGGCCGACAGCGTACTGGGAGGTCACGGTCATGCGCACGTCGAGATCCTGAATGCGAGACTCGACCTCGGCCAACCGTTGCGAAAGGTCGGCCACACTCAGCGACGTCAGGCTCTCTCCCAAAACCGGTGTCACTGCAACCAACCAGAGTAGGGTGAGAACATGCTTTGCAACTCTCATAGATCACCTCGTCGATCATGGGCAGTATACGCTGCCCGAACTACAATTCGCGGACTGACCGCAAGCCATAGTGCTACCGCGCACGCGCAGGCATCTACATCCTACCGATGTGGTCTTGCAGGCGTACACGGGTTGTGCTGGATTGCAGGCGATCACGATGGTTGTACACACGTCACCTGGCAGTGCATTGTAGAAGGTGCAAAGATCCACCGTGTCCGCCGGGGTACAGTTGCTGCAGATCTTTCCCGGATCGGTGCATAGATGCATTGCGTCTTCTGTGCACGGTTGCCAGTCGAGCGCGTTACAGGTTCCCAAGTCGATGCAACATCGCGGACAGAATCCCACGATCTCTCGAAGTTCGGCGTTACTTACCTTTGGTACATGTGAAAAGGCCGTCGTGGATGCTTGCAGCGAGTCACGCTTTGCGAGATAGCTCGCTGCTACCATGCCCAGTAGCAGAATGATAATGGACGAGCACGTGCCAAACATGCCGGTTTTCATTTGTCGAGACATCATCCTTGTCCTTCCTCCAGACCGGCCAGCGACGCCCTCTTCTGCGAAATAGCATGGGCCAGCTTTTCGGGCCATTTATGTTCCAAAGTATCCAGAACCGAACGGGCTGATTCAAAATCTCCGAGATTA from Phycisphaerae bacterium includes:
- a CDS encoding cysteine peptidase family C39 domain-containing protein; the encoded protein is MRVAKHVLTLLWLVAVTPVLGESLTSLSVADLSQRLAEVESRIQDLDVRMTVTSQYAVGPAPGRYVTSVRWVFKAPFGSRFRLEQEGIKPWDRGARDTLALSGTIAFDGVDSWSLWRTGGNMDEALSAPAHGNILGGKDPAVDLGEGYRQVTFWRHGQPLSEVIQAIPGVIVEVDNVEDVGPVYRVSVPWNKKEGEDWIGPETIYLDPARGYAIVRVEEPSLDPTVLNNLLRVTALTEAEPFLWIPTQGASESRRSGQITYSWHCQVQSVKLNTNVPEELFSIDYPAGTMVSDLRTKITFKVGFNAQGADEAMEAQARAARAAVDQLAAGDKVQLPVLPSERTPIPSFAPETKKTQAELPRWLTISGLAFGLALAFVLGLTAIRVRRARPVLFCVLLAIGAAGLALSGAATYVLAKLPSTCMAVANAPDTSRVVFDCGRAVLGVLAKYYGTDWRAEDIARHTGPTPGMSLLEIRDTARAMGLHADGVKLSTIEQLQRVLSEPRSALVLATSLDQGEYQAGHFFCVVGVADEYFIAIDPPRPVHLITSEDTSSAITRGKGYALLIHP